In Deinococcus sp. HSC-46F16, the following are encoded in one genomic region:
- a CDS encoding class I SAM-dependent methyltransferase has protein sequence MRSEPAGDLWRTAEAYEAYMGRWSRRLAPLFLTWLGPVPHRCWVDLGCGTGALSAQIARTCQPRRLLGLDLSETFLPYAAGQVPEATFLQGNAADTRLPAREFDHAVSGLVLNFTPDPVQALREMARLTRPGGQVALYVWDYAGQMQIMRHFFDAARRIDPGSAAFDDGIQAPICRPEPLRQALGAVGLMDVNVTALDIPAAFENFEAYWSPFLGGTGSAPKYCAALDPETRERIREAVRASLPTGPDGAILLALRAWAVKGTVPA, from the coding sequence ATGAGGAGCGAACCGGCCGGGGACCTGTGGCGGACAGCCGAAGCGTATGAGGCCTATATGGGCCGCTGGAGCCGCCGTCTCGCGCCCCTGTTCCTGACGTGGCTGGGGCCAGTGCCGCACCGCTGCTGGGTGGACCTGGGCTGCGGCACTGGCGCACTGAGTGCCCAGATCGCCCGCACCTGCCAGCCGCGCCGCCTGCTCGGGCTGGACCTGTCGGAAACGTTCTTGCCCTATGCCGCCGGGCAGGTCCCTGAAGCCACCTTCTTGCAGGGGAACGCCGCCGACACGCGCCTGCCTGCCAGGGAGTTCGATCACGCGGTCAGCGGCCTCGTGCTGAATTTCACGCCTGATCCAGTTCAAGCCCTGCGCGAGATGGCGCGGCTGACCCGTCCCGGCGGGCAGGTGGCCCTGTACGTCTGGGACTACGCGGGACAGATGCAGATCATGCGGCACTTCTTCGACGCCGCCCGCCGCATCGATCCGGGCTCGGCCGCCTTTGATGACGGGATTCAGGCCCCGATCTGCCGTCCTGAACCGTTACGCCAGGCGCTCGGAGCCGTGGGGCTGATGGATGTGAACGTGACCGCCCTCGACATTCCGGCGGCGTTCGAGAATTTTGAGGCCTACTGGTCGCCGTTTCTGGGCGGGACAGGCTCTGCACCGAAGTATTGCGCGGCCCTGGACCCCGAAACCCGTGAGCGGATCAGGGAGGCGGTGCGTGCCTCCCTCCCCACCGGTCCCGACGGCGCAATTCTGCTCGCGCTGCGGGCCTGGGCGGTCAAGGGGACGGTTCCTGCCTGA